The window ACCGCTGCTCGTAAAAATTCATGGGAAGCCGGAACATATGGTGCAAAAACTCAAATGACGTATGCAGCGCCATCCGGTTCCTGAAAATCCTCAGTATCCATCCTCTGTAGAGCATCCAAAACATCTGGAACAACAAGAAGCCTGAAAAAACTACAGTAAAAGGCATGAGCCATCCTGTCTGCCCTTCCAGCAGTATACGGTCTATAAACCCCTGTCCCATAACTGGGACCAACATGCCGGAAAAGGCAAGAACCCCCCCCGCCACAGCCAGAGCCAGTATATCCTTGCGTTCTTCCTTCACTCTGCGCCAGACAAGTTCCCGCACTTTTCTGTCTTTTTCCCCGGCCTGATAAGAATCCCCTTTCTGAAATTCAAGCACGATCCCAGTAAAGCATCCGTCTATCTCTTCCTCACCCAGCCGCCTTCTTCCCGCATCAGGGTCATTGATATAAAAGTACTTCCCTCTTCTGCCCTCATATACGACAAAGTGATTAAAGTTCCAGTGAATAATACAAGGCAGTGAAACATCTTCAAGTCCCGCCAGCTCCATCTCATATGCATGCCCCAAAAGCCCAAAGCTCTTTGCAGCCTCAAGGATATTTCCCGCGCTGCATCCATCCCGGGAAATCCCCGTCTCAATCCTGACTCTTTCAAGGGGCACGTTTTTTCCATGCCATGCAAGTATGCTCGCCAGCGCAGCAGCCCCGCACTCCGCCGCCTCCATCTGAAAGACAGGCTGTGTCCTCACGTATTTTTTCTTTCTCATATGTCTTCTTCCCTACAGCCATAATTCAGCCGGATGTACGCTTTCTTTCTGGATCTTCGCCTGCAGCACTTCCCCATCCCTAAATCCCGGCTGTTCCTCCAGCACGCAGTGGTAAATAACTGCTGCCTGGCCGCCTGTCAGATATTTCACCAGCAGTTCATTTTCTTTTATATATGCAGGCAGCCCATCCCATGTATCCCATAGATTTTCTTCTATAACAATGTAGGCGGATCCCGACACTTCCCCGCCGTTTTTCTCCCTGAAAACCACCTGCATCCCTTCTTTAATGTCTGCCGTATGGCCTGCAGGCACAAAACAGAGAACCTCGTTTTTCTCCTGAATATAAATTCCTGTGCCTTCTGCCGTCAAAGGGACTTTCCCTAAGAAGGCCCAGGCCAAAAACGCAGCGAGTACAAATAAGCTGCCTGCCGCCGCAATCCACCAATATGCAGGCATATGGCGGACAGGTGCATCAAAACGCTCCCCCGCCCTTAATTTTTCTTTTGCATTCTCCCTGAATTCCACCGACATAATTATGTAGCCGCTCCTTTGTATTCTACAACCAGCATCGTAATATCATCCGCCTGCATTGCCCCCAGGGCAAAGGCATCAATCGAGCTGCTGACAGAGGCAACAATATCCTGGATTCCCCTGCCTTGGATCTGCCGGAGCTCAGTCTCAAGCCTGCCCTCCCCGTACAGCTCCAGCCCTGTATTGACTGCCTCCGTAACACCATCTGTGTAGAGGAGAATCTTCTCCCCGGGCCGCAGCACTGTGCTTTCTGTACGGTACTGTATCCCCTCCATTGCCCCCAGGACAAATCCATGCCTCATTTTAAGCATTTCTACAGTTTTGTCATCCCGGCAGATATAGGGGGCATTGTGCCCTGCATTGCTGAATTCCATCTCGCCAGTATTTAAATCCAGAATCCCGAAAAAGGCAGTGATAAACAACCCTTTCTCATTCCCCTCCAGAAGCTGTTCATTAGAGTTGGCCAGGACCTGTCCTGGTTTTTCCCCCATAATGGCCTGATTTCTTATTGTGGTTTTCCCCGCCATCATAAAAAGTGCCGCCGGTACGCCCTTGCCTGAGACATCTGCAATTACAAGCGCAAGATGGTCTTTGTCGATTAAGAAGAAATCGTAAAAGTCTCCTCCCACTTCCCTGGCCGGGCGCATGTCTGCATAGACGTCAAATTCATGTCTGTCTGGGAAGGCGGGAAATACAGAGGGCAAAGCTGAGTGCTGTATATCGCTGGCAATCACCAGATCTGCCTGTACCTTAGCCGACTCTGCGGAAATACGGACTGCATCAAACAGCGCGATATACATAAAAATATACAGTGCCACCAACCCTACGATTACAACCCCAGTCACAAATACATTTGAACTGTTAACACTTCTGAAATTCAGTCCCAGCAGCTTAATCACAGAGATTACCAGCAAAAATACAATATAGGATGCAACCGGAAGCTTCAGGAATTTCCCCAATTCCTCCTTGATTTTATCTAATGTTTCCAGAAGAATATTTTTAATAAATACCCGCAATATAACTGTACTGATCCCCATCCAGAATATTTCTATCAGTACTCTGGCCGATTCCGGCGGATAGTCATAGACCTTTTCTGTAATTCCCGGAGAGAACAGACGCCCTGTGATCTCGCAAAATACATGCAGTACGATCATTTCAATGAGAACAACCAGAAGGGTGACAAAAACCTTTTCTTCCCACCGTTCTTTATATAAGAAAAATGCTGCGGTAAGCACGGCCACACCGGGGACCATAAGCTGTATAAAATTTGCCAGAGACATTAAGATATTGCCGAGCCATGTCTCCGAACCTCCCCGGGCAGCCTCATAAGTGATAATCAGATTTTTAATTTCTTCAAAAGCAAACTTGGAAAATACTGACGCCACAAAAGTGATAATCCCGAAAATAATATACTTTTTAAGGTTCCCCTTTGCATTTTTATTTTCTAACACCATAGATATTATAAAAATACAAAAAACAAAAAATACCCCTGATCTGACCCCTTCACTCCAATACTCAACTGACATTACGTTTTCTCCAATTCTCAGTATGTCTTAAAATCCGCATTTGAACAGAGAGAGGGCGGAAGGGTATGCCTCCCGCACCTATATTCACCAAGTACGTGTGATCTCTACTTTCCCACCCGAAACCTTTTCAAGCTCTTCAGCCTTCAATGGTTTTTTCTGAGGTTCTTTTTTCTGAATATCTTTTTCTTTTTTCTTTTTTTCCATATCCGTACCCTCCTTCCTGCTTTATTTGTATAGCAAATCAGGTTTTGCAGTCCCTGATACTATACTCTTTTTTCCATTTCCTACTATCCGGCAGCCGGATTTTTTCTACAGTGCCATGCCTGCGCCCTGAAAAATATAAGGATTTTTTATTACAATAAATAGATTTTCGGGACTTGTATACTGCTTTTACAAAACTGGGCAAAAAACCAACAAAATTGGGCGCTGGTTTCTTTTTTCCCCATTGACACAGAAAAACAGCCACTGCTATGCTATAAATATGACAATTACTGTTTGGAAATAATCCATTTCGACGTCATAAAAAATCATATTACTATTTATTACGGAGGTACCGCATCATGCAACATTTATGCAGGCTCCCCAAATTCGCAGCCGCCCTCATAATTTCCCTCACTCTATGTGTCCCGGCTTCATTAGTCATCTTTTACTACACCTATACAATGGAGGATATCTCCTATGACCTCTCCCTGTTTGAATCCCGCGGGGAGGCCACGATAGAATCATCTGACAGTAAGGGATGGACGGTCTATACTGTGACCAACGGAAAGCAGAAGGAACTAACGGCCGATGGGTTTGGAGGCTACACCGGACTGGACTATGCCGGGCAGACATTCTATTATTCGCGCAAACTGACAGAAAAGCTGGACAGTCCTACTCTGGAGCTTGGCGTAGCCAACCGGACAATCGCCGTCTTTTTAGATGATTCCCCGATCTATACAGATTCTCCGGAATTGGACAACCGCATAGGATATCTGGAGCTGCCAATGCTGGACTATGACCGAACAAAAAGCGTTACCGTGTCCCTCCCACTGGATTATGAAGGAAAAACTCTGACAATCGCACAGTCCAGCCCGACGGACCAGGAGTCAGACACACCTGATTACAAGGCAACGGTCTACCCCCTTGAGGTCAAGCTATACTGCGGGTATGCCTATGAAAGTGAACTGATCTCCGAAACTGCCCGGACAATGATTCCTGCGGTCTTACTCTTTGCACTGCTGCTGTTTCTATTGGGCGTATTTCTCTGGAACGCTTCTCTTGGCCAGATTCTGCCGGGACTCCCCATCCTTGCCTTCACCATACTCATCCAAATATGCAGCGTGCTGGTAGGTGCAAGCTTTGCCCATGAATATCTGCATGAGTTTCCCGTAGATCTGGGCCTATTATTTTTCCACCTGTCCATAGGGATGCTCCTAATGTTTCTCGCTGTACAGGCAAACGGGTTCCGCCCTCTGTTTTTCATATGTTCCCTTTTTCAGGCGGGAAGTACTGCAGTCTTTGCATTGGCACAGGCCGGATATTTGACTTCTTATGGGGATCTCTATCTATTCCTCCTAAACCTGCCCCAGGTCACCGGTTTTCTGTGCCTGTTAACGGCCCTGGCCCTGAGCTTCATCCTCTGGCGCCGGCACAGCCGTTTTTTCCGCTGCCTGTCCCAGGGGGCGCTGGCTCTTGCCATTGGATATGTACTTTTCCTTGCCGTATGTGCTATACAGTCTCCTGGCTATACCCTCAGTGTATTTTCACGGATTGCCTCTGAGGCAGCCATCCTGCTCCCCACCTTTACCCTGAAGCTGGTCTGGGGCCTTTTGCTTCTCCCTACGCTTTACGCGGCAGTCCTGGAAGTCGTGGAACATGAAGCCGAACGCCGGGCGGAGGCCGAAGTCCTGACAGAGAAAAACGAACTTGCCCTCAAAAGCTATGATAATCTTAGGCACCAATCGGAAGAAATGCAGATGATCCGGCATGACACAATGCGCCATTACACGATGCTCCGCCGTTTGGCGGAAGAAGCGCCCGAAAACCTGGTTATTTACCTGGATGATCTGATCGGGCAGGTAAGCAATGTGCGCCCTGTAGTAGCAACGGGCAACCGGCTTTTAGATATCATTCTCAACGGCGAGCTGAACACGGCCGCCAGGCATGGGATTGAAATCGAAGTCGTGCGCTCCCACGCCCCAGTGACCCTGCCTCTCACAGATACAGAGGCATGCTGTCTGTTCACAAACATACTGGACAATGCAATCACCGCCGCCTCTTCTTCTCCGACACCGTTTTTAAGGCTGGACCTTCACTGCCGGTATCAGCATTTTGTATTTTTTCTGGAAAACTCTATAGGGAAAGAAACAGACAAGAAAAAAGAAAGACCCACGCCGAAGCATGGGTATGGTTTAAAGATTATCCGCAAAGTTATGAAAAGATGGGGTGACATGGTCTACATAGAACAGTCAGAGACAAAATACCAAATGACAGTTGTCATTCCTCTGAAATAAAGTCCCGCATTCCTCTCAGCAATTCATATAAGCAAAAAAATCGCTCCTCACCTCTTTTATGCGGTGCTTACTGACAGGAATCCGTTTTCCTCCAGTAAGCTCTATAACCGTACTTTTCACTGTACGGATGTATCGGCAGTTCACAAGAAAGCTCTGATGGCACCGTATAAACCCTTGGCCTGACAGCCTTTCTTCCATCTCTCTTATGGAGCACCTGACATTGAACTCCTCTTCCGCCTGCACAATCCGGCATTTCCTTCCATTGATTTCCACATAATATATTTCTTTGGCGGATATTTTTTTCACCCCGGATTCCGCCGGCAAAAGAAGAGTGTCCTTCTCAGCCTCCCGCTTCTTCCCATAGCAGAATTCCACCGCCTCTTTCAGCTGGACTTTCCGAAGGGGTTTTGCCAGATACCGGGAGGCCATGACCTCGTATCCATAGAGTGCCATTTCCCGGTTATTGGAAATAAATACAATGGCCTCATCCTGCTTTTCATCCCGCAGATAGCGGGCCAGTTCCATTCCGTCCTGTTTTGGCATCATCACATCAAGCAAAAGCAGGTCAAACTTCTGCCCCTGCTTCATCACATTTAAAAATTCTTCTGCACTCCCATAACAGAAAAGCTCTGGACAAATCTTTTCCTCGCAGCACACTTCTGCCGTCATCTCTGCAATTTCTGCCCTGTCAGCCTCCACATCATCCAGGACAGCTATGCGGTATACCGGGTATTTCATGTATATTTCTCCATTTCTTTCAGCTGATTTCAACGCTATGTCCGGATTAAGATTTCCCCATATAATTTAGTCCTCATGCAGGCACATAAGATACATCCTCCACAGGGTATTTCCATCTTTTTCCATTCACTGGTAAATAGTACGGTATTTTTCCACACTAAGTCAATACTGAAATTTAAATTTTGCCAAGTTACTCTTTTTATACTATAATGGGCGGTATAAGCCAGAGCATATTAAAATTATTTTGCAGCCTATCATCCCTGCTCAGGCGTACAGAGAAAGAAGGGAATATCATTATGAGATATTTGGCCAGTACTGGACTGTTAATGATATATTGTTTTTTCAGCCTTTTTTATTCTAGGCTGGATATCTTTTATGTACTGGCATTTCTCTGTGTTTTTATTATCTGCTGTATGGATTATTTCTGCAGTACAGAATTCCCGATCCGCGCTATATCTTACTTTTACCTGGGGGCCGCTTTTTTTATGCCCTCGTTCCTTATTTTTCTTCCCGCTGCTGCCTTTGTCTTTCTGCATCATAAAAACTATGTCCCTCTTGCCCCCCTGGTCTGCCTGTACTGCTGGCACGTCCCGGCCGGCACCTTTAAGGCCTATGCCCTTTTTACAGGTGCATTTGGACTGGTTCTGTCGTACTTCCTGCTGAAAAATGCAGACGACTGTGAAAAACTAGGCTGGCTGTACAGGCACACCAGGGATGACAGCACAGAGCATACTCTTCTTCTGAAAGAGAAGAATCAGGCCCTCCTTGAAAAGCAGGATTACGAAATTTACTCCGCAACCTTACGGGAACGCAACAGGATCGCCCGGGAAATCCATGACAATGTAGGCCATCTACTTTCCCGTGCCATTCTTTTAGTGGGTGCTGCAAAGACTATAAGCCAAAAGGACCCTGTAAGAGATTCCCTTGAAACCCTTGGCGATACTCTGGGGCAGGCAATGGACAGTATACGCAGCAGCGTACATGACCTGCATGATGAGGCTGTGAACCTGGAAGAAACTCTGCAGAATTTAGTACAGGACTTTACTTTTTGCCCGGTTACTTTCAAATATGACATGGGCCGGGATATCCCCCGGGAAGTAAAATACTGCTTTATCAGTATTACCAAAGAGGCTTTCTCAAACATCATAAAGCACAGCAATGCAACCCATGTAGCTTTGCTTGTCCGGGAGCACCCTGCGCTGTACCAGCTATGTATTGAGGATAATGGCACCCTGATACAGGATGAAAAGGCAGGCATGGGCCTGATGAATATGCAGGAACGTATCCTTTCACTTAAGGGAAATATACAGATACACAAAGAAAATGGCTATAGAATATTTATTACGCTACCAAAGGAGCTTTGATTATGAATCTTGTAATTGCAGATGATGATTGCCTTGTGGCAGGGGCACTGAAAACCATACTGGAGGCCAATTCCGATTTCCACGTCTTAGCCTGCGCCACTGACGGGAATGAGGCCGTCTCTCTCTACCGTAAGCACCAGCCTGACGTCCTTCTGATGGATATCCGCATGAAAGACATGGATGGCCTGGAGGCTTCCGCCCAAATTCTCAGGGAGTTTCCAAATGCCCGGATCCTCCTGCTGACAACTTTTTCCGACGATGAATACATTGTCCAGGCACTAAAGCTGGGGGCAAAAGGTTATCTCTTAAAACAGGATTACCAAAACATTGTCCCTTCTATCCGTGCCGTTTATGCAGGACAGACTGTATTTGGGGATGAGATTGTCTCCCGGATCCCCTCCCTTCTCCAAAAGTCTGCCTCCTTTGATTACGCCGCCCACGACATCAGCGGGCGGGAACTCGAGATTATCCGCCTTATTGCCGAGGGGCAGAGTAACCGTGAAATTGCATCCCAGCTATATTTAAGCGAGGGGACTGTACGCAACTACCTCAGCTCGGTATTGGATAAATTAAAACTCAGGGACAGGACCCAGCTTGCTGTTTTTTACTACCAGCATAAATGACCTGCCCCACAATCCGTGTTATATCTGGCCGGCCGCAAATCGCCCGGCCCGGGGAGTATATTTTTTAATCCTGCCGGCCACATAGAACATAACCACCAGCTCCGTTAAAGGCATGGCGAACCAAAGCGCGTCGGCTCCCCCTATTACAGGCAGCAGCAGAATCATAATGCCGCTGATTAACAGTCCCCTGGACACGGATACAATAAATGCTGCCTTTGGCTTTAAGATGGCCTGGAAATAATATGTAGAAAATATATTTAAGGGCAGAAGCAGGAAGGACAGGGCATACCGCCGGATAATCGTGGGGGCGATTGCCAAAATTTCTGCTGTGGGATCCATAAAAATCCTGATATATAAATTAGGGCATGCCAAGCTTAAAGCCGTCCAGAATACGCCGAAAAATGCTGTTGTATACAGGGCGTACCGAAGTGTTTCCCTGATCCGCAGGCCCAGGCCCGCCCCATAGTTGGTGGAGATGATCGGCTGTGCCGCCTGCCCCACACTGTAAGCACAGCACTGTACAAATGTACTTACGTTGATGATGGGCCCGTACACTGCCAGCGCGTCTGTCCCCAGATACCTCATAATCTGCCGGTTAAAAAGTACAGTCAGAATCCCCATGGCTACATCGATAAAGAATGTAGAAAATCCAGTCATTGAAATGTCCCGGAGCTTTTTTAACAGTTTTTGGGGCCTTATTAGCGCCAGGGAATTTTTACTGCTGAAAAAATGGGACATCATAATAATAAAAGAAATGGCAGAGCCTATGGCCGTTGCCAGTCCTGCGCCAAAAATCCCCATGTCAAAAGTAAACACAAAAATATAGTCCCCAAATATATTAAAAATCCCGCCCCCCAGCACACCAAAAGTTGCCAATCCTGGATTCTTATCATTTCTCAAAAACGCCGCCAGCATTTGATTAAATAAAAACAGCGGGAATACAAACTGGATTGGTTTCATATATTCCTGGGCCATTGGCAGCAATGTACTGTCCGCCCCAAAAAACAGCAGGATTGGCTCATCCAGGAATAAGATGAAGGCCCAGGCCGCCACGGATAAAATAACCGATCCAATTACAGCCGCAGTAAAATACTGGTTCTCATCCCCTTTCTTTCCCGGATTATACCCTCTTTTTGTGCTGAAAATAACAGAGCCTCCAATGCCCATCAAAAGACCCAGGCTATAAATAATATTCCAGACAGGGGCAACAACGGCTAACGCAGCAGTGCCATCCGGGCCCTGGTACTGCCCTACCATGGCCATGTCTACAATAGAGTAGACAGAGGTAATCATTGCACTGCCAAAAGCTGCCCATAAATACTTAAAATATATTGGTTTGACGTTATCATTGAGAAAATCCATTCTTTTTCCCTCCTTCTTAATAATTAAGAGGACAACCCCTCTCATTTAGCCTTATCGGGCAAAGTCCCCTGCTATGCCAGAGCAGAGAAGAAAAAAGTCTGACACGGCAGGATTCTTAGCCTGCGGCAGGTTCTATGAGGAATATACTTCCACTCCGCCGCAGTGCAATCCGGCAGGGGATGATTTCTTGCTACATAGGAAATACAATGGAATTTCCTATATAACAAAAAAAGCCGGATAAAGTACAGACATTCCAGTCCGTGCCTTATCCAGCTCATTGTTTCTATGAACAATCCGCCCTCCGACTACGCCGGTTATCATAGCAAATAATAAATGAAAAGTCAACCCCTTTTTTACATAAGTCCCAAGGCAGCAATGCCGCCAGCCATATACAGGCTGTTTACAATGAAACAGACTTTCATCAGATGGTTTTTGACTTTTAGTTTTGTATAAGAAATGACCGTAAAGATTCCACTGAAAATCATAAATGCAGCATAACAGGAAATCATTATCCTTGCAGCGTGCAGCTGCAATGCCCAGTCAAAGGTCCTGAGGGGAAGAATCGTCCACGGGATGAAAAGCATCATAGTACTGATGGCAGTTAAAATTTTATTTTTCATATTTTTATCTCCTTTCAGGCCGCCCAAAACAGAGGCAGGCAATTAACAGGCAAATACTCATGGCCGCCAGCGCGGCAGGAATCCAAGGGATAAAGTCAGCCTGTGCCGTAGTCAGGTTTGCTGCCAGCTTCCCATATTCAGCTGTGACCACATAAAAAGGGTATGATATAGGGTAGGCAAACCACAATTTCGTGTTTATTATCAGCACCGAGGGCACGATAGAGGCCAGGCCAATGCCAATGGAAAAAACAGGCGTTTGGATGCATACAGACAGCATCCAAAAAAAAGAAAGCATAGGAATGGAGGACAGATAAATAAAGGCTGCCTCTTTAAACACAAATACCGGTGAAAGCAAAAAATTGTAGTCCTGGGCAACAGTTGCAATAGAGGCGCTGACATAATACATGCCAACAGTCATCAATATTTGCAAGGCCGCTAATATAAGCAGCAAAATAAATTTAGAAAAGCATATACTTACAGTACCCACAGGCAGGGCAAGCATTTTTAAGATACCATGGTTCGAACGCTCTGTCT of the Luxibacter massiliensis genome contains:
- a CDS encoding PP2C family protein-serine/threonine phosphatase, which gives rise to MSVEYWSEGVRSGVFFVFCIFIISMVLENKNAKGNLKKYIIFGIITFVASVFSKFAFEEIKNLIITYEAARGGSETWLGNILMSLANFIQLMVPGVAVLTAAFFLYKERWEEKVFVTLLVVLIEMIVLHVFCEITGRLFSPGITEKVYDYPPESARVLIEIFWMGISTVILRVFIKNILLETLDKIKEELGKFLKLPVASYIVFLLVISVIKLLGLNFRSVNSSNVFVTGVVIVGLVALYIFMYIALFDAVRISAESAKVQADLVIASDIQHSALPSVFPAFPDRHEFDVYADMRPAREVGGDFYDFFLIDKDHLALVIADVSGKGVPAALFMMAGKTTIRNQAIMGEKPGQVLANSNEQLLEGNEKGLFITAFFGILDLNTGEMEFSNAGHNAPYICRDDKTVEMLKMRHGFVLGAMEGIQYRTESTVLRPGEKILLYTDGVTEAVNTGLELYGEGRLETELRQIQGRGIQDIVASVSSSIDAFALGAMQADDITMLVVEYKGAAT
- a CDS encoding sensor histidine kinase translates to MQHLCRLPKFAAALIISLTLCVPASLVIFYYTYTMEDISYDLSLFESRGEATIESSDSKGWTVYTVTNGKQKELTADGFGGYTGLDYAGQTFYYSRKLTEKLDSPTLELGVANRTIAVFLDDSPIYTDSPELDNRIGYLELPMLDYDRTKSVTVSLPLDYEGKTLTIAQSSPTDQESDTPDYKATVYPLEVKLYCGYAYESELISETARTMIPAVLLFALLLFLLGVFLWNASLGQILPGLPILAFTILIQICSVLVGASFAHEYLHEFPVDLGLLFFHLSIGMLLMFLAVQANGFRPLFFICSLFQAGSTAVFALAQAGYLTSYGDLYLFLLNLPQVTGFLCLLTALALSFILWRRHSRFFRCLSQGALALAIGYVLFLAVCAIQSPGYTLSVFSRIASEAAILLPTFTLKLVWGLLLLPTLYAAVLEVVEHEAERRAEAEVLTEKNELALKSYDNLRHQSEEMQMIRHDTMRHYTMLRRLAEEAPENLVIYLDDLIGQVSNVRPVVATGNRLLDIILNGELNTAARHGIEIEVVRSHAPVTLPLTDTEACCLFTNILDNAITAASSSPTPFLRLDLHCRYQHFVFFLENSIGKETDKKKERPTPKHGYGLKIIRKVMKRWGDMVYIEQSETKYQMTVVIPLK
- a CDS encoding LytR/AlgR family response regulator transcription factor, whose translation is MKYPVYRIAVLDDVEADRAEIAEMTAEVCCEEKICPELFCYGSAEEFLNVMKQGQKFDLLLLDVMMPKQDGMELARYLRDEKQDEAIVFISNNREMALYGYEVMASRYLAKPLRKVQLKEAVEFCYGKKREAEKDTLLLPAESGVKKISAKEIYYVEINGRKCRIVQAEEEFNVRCSIREMEERLSGQGFIRCHQSFLVNCRYIRTVKSTVIELTGGKRIPVSKHRIKEVRSDFFAYMNC
- a CDS encoding sensor histidine kinase gives rise to the protein MRYLASTGLLMIYCFFSLFYSRLDIFYVLAFLCVFIICCMDYFCSTEFPIRAISYFYLGAAFFMPSFLIFLPAAAFVFLHHKNYVPLAPLVCLYCWHVPAGTFKAYALFTGAFGLVLSYFLLKNADDCEKLGWLYRHTRDDSTEHTLLLKEKNQALLEKQDYEIYSATLRERNRIAREIHDNVGHLLSRAILLVGAAKTISQKDPVRDSLETLGDTLGQAMDSIRSSVHDLHDEAVNLEETLQNLVQDFTFCPVTFKYDMGRDIPREVKYCFISITKEAFSNIIKHSNATHVALLVREHPALYQLCIEDNGTLIQDEKAGMGLMNMQERILSLKGNIQIHKENGYRIFITLPKEL
- a CDS encoding response regulator: MNLVIADDDCLVAGALKTILEANSDFHVLACATDGNEAVSLYRKHQPDVLLMDIRMKDMDGLEASAQILREFPNARILLLTTFSDDEYIVQALKLGAKGYLLKQDYQNIVPSIRAVYAGQTVFGDEIVSRIPSLLQKSASFDYAAHDISGRELEIIRLIAEGQSNREIASQLYLSEGTVRNYLSSVLDKLKLRDRTQLAVFYYQHK
- a CDS encoding MATE family efflux transporter → MDFLNDNVKPIYFKYLWAAFGSAMITSVYSIVDMAMVGQYQGPDGTAALAVVAPVWNIIYSLGLLMGIGGSVIFSTKRGYNPGKKGDENQYFTAAVIGSVILSVAAWAFILFLDEPILLFFGADSTLLPMAQEYMKPIQFVFPLFLFNQMLAAFLRNDKNPGLATFGVLGGGIFNIFGDYIFVFTFDMGIFGAGLATAIGSAISFIIMMSHFFSSKNSLALIRPQKLLKKLRDISMTGFSTFFIDVAMGILTVLFNRQIMRYLGTDALAVYGPIINVSTFVQCCAYSVGQAAQPIISTNYGAGLGLRIRETLRYALYTTAFFGVFWTALSLACPNLYIRIFMDPTAEILAIAPTIIRRYALSFLLLPLNIFSTYYFQAILKPKAAFIVSVSRGLLISGIMILLLPVIGGADALWFAMPLTELVVMFYVAGRIKKYTPRAGRFAAGQI
- a CDS encoding ABC transporter permease; the encoded protein is MNFLSLVGVEIHKIRRSKIILILFAATVILWLPSVLNAHMNFQMQAEGISPENNFLIQGFLGMAWFMFPASMVVGTVLLNQTERSNHGILKMLALPVGTVSICFSKFILLLILAALQILMTVGMYYVSASIATVAQDYNFLLSPVFVFKEAAFIYLSSIPMLSFFWMLSVCIQTPVFSIGIGLASIVPSVLIINTKLWFAYPISYPFYVVTAEYGKLAANLTTAQADFIPWIPAALAAMSICLLIACLCFGRPERR